From a single Dehalococcoidales bacterium genomic region:
- a CDS encoding tyrosine-type recombinase/integrase → MRYHIGERGMRMHKRTAFLNHLRARHYSPLTIKAYNRDLLRFFAECPGFPQTRVRIRHFLSALKEEGNPAAYRRMVAVLRSFFRWAIREGLVERNPMDEFRMKRPGLRLPKVLTQPEVAAILDQDMPKRDRALMELLYGAGLRVSECVRLKAQDIMHEDGFIRVFGKGSKERYVPLSKTVSRAIHALRRRRGYLFRSKKYPRRHINVRTAQRVVARYAKGVSPHIFRHSMATHLYENGADLRSIQEMLGHASLATTQIYTHVTSEHMKRSYAYHPRA, encoded by the coding sequence GCATTATTCCCCCTTAACAATCAAGGCATATAATCGGGATTTGCTCCGTTTCTTTGCCGAGTGCCCGGGCTTTCCACAGACGCGGGTTCGGATTCGCCACTTCCTTTCGGCGTTGAAAGAAGAAGGGAACCCGGCGGCCTATCGCAGGATGGTCGCCGTGCTCCGCTCGTTCTTTCGTTGGGCGATTCGGGAAGGCTTGGTCGAGCGAAACCCGATGGATGAATTTCGGATGAAGCGCCCCGGGTTGCGATTGCCCAAGGTTCTGACACAACCGGAAGTCGCCGCGATCCTTGACCAGGATATGCCGAAGCGCGATCGAGCCCTTATGGAACTGCTTTACGGAGCCGGCTTGCGCGTATCAGAGTGCGTCCGCCTGAAGGCGCAGGACATCATGCACGAGGATGGCTTCATTCGCGTTTTCGGCAAGGGGTCCAAGGAAAGATATGTCCCGTTGTCAAAAACGGTTTCTAGGGCCATCCACGCGCTTCGTAGGCGAAGAGGGTATCTTTTCCGCTCGAAAAAGTATCCGCGACGACACATAAATGTCAGAACGGCCCAGCGCGTCGTCGCTCGTTACGCAAAGGGAGTCTCGCCGCACATATTCCGCCACTCGATGGCGACACACCTTTATGAAAACGGCGCTGATCTCCGTTCGATACAAGAGATGTTAGGTCATGCCTCACTCGCGACAACCCAAATATACACACACGTCACCTCCGAACATATGAAGCGGTCTTACGCCTATCACCCGAGAGCCTAA